A window of Rhizobium acidisoli contains these coding sequences:
- the rpsC gene encoding 30S ribosomal protein S3: protein MGQKINPIGFRLGINRTWDSRWFADNAEYGQLLHEDLKMRKFVMSELKQAGISKVVIERPHKKCRVTIHSARPGLIIGRKGADIDKLRKKLSDMTNSETHLNIVEVRKPEVDATLVAQSIAQQLERRVAFRRAMKRAVQSAMRLGAEGIKITCAGRLGGAEIARTEWYREGRVPLHTLRADIDYGTAEAETAFGICGIKVWIFKGEILEHDPMASERRAMEGDAQGPASRDRDRDRDRRRDNA from the coding sequence ATGGGTCAGAAAATCAATCCAATCGGTTTCCGTCTTGGCATCAACCGTACCTGGGATAGCCGCTGGTTCGCGGACAATGCCGAGTACGGCCAGCTGCTGCACGAAGACCTGAAGATGCGCAAGTTCGTCATGAGCGAACTGAAGCAGGCCGGGATCTCCAAGGTGGTCATCGAGCGTCCGCACAAGAAGTGCCGCGTCACGATCCACTCGGCACGTCCGGGCCTGATCATCGGCCGCAAGGGCGCCGACATCGACAAGCTCCGCAAGAAGCTGTCGGATATGACCAACTCGGAAACGCACCTCAACATCGTCGAAGTGCGCAAGCCCGAAGTCGACGCAACGCTGGTCGCTCAGTCGATCGCCCAGCAGCTCGAGCGCCGCGTGGCTTTCCGCCGCGCCATGAAGCGCGCGGTTCAGTCCGCGATGCGTCTTGGCGCCGAAGGCATCAAGATCACCTGCGCCGGCCGTCTCGGCGGCGCTGAAATCGCCCGTACGGAATGGTACCGCGAAGGTCGTGTGCCGCTGCACACGCTACGCGCCGACATCGACTACGGCACGGCTGAAGCAGAAACCGCGTTCGGCATCTGCGGCATCAAGGTCTGGATCTTCAAGGGCGAAATCCTTGAGCACGATCCGATGGCTTCCGAGCGCCGTGCGATGGAAGGTGACGCCCAGGGTCCGGCAAGCCGTGATCGTGACCGCGACAGAGACCGTCGCCGCGACAACGCTTGA
- the rplP gene encoding 50S ribosomal protein L16: MLQPKRTKYRKQFKGRIKGVAKGGSDLAFGEFGLKAQEPNRVNAREIEAARRAITRYMKRAGRVWIRVFPDVPVTKKPTEVRMGKGKGSVEYWACKVKPGRMMFEIDGVSEEIAREALRLGSAKLSVKTRFVQRIAE, translated from the coding sequence ATGTTGCAGCCAAAGCGTACCAAGTACCGCAAGCAATTCAAGGGCCGCATCAAGGGCGTCGCCAAGGGCGGTTCTGACCTGGCATTCGGCGAATTCGGCCTGAAGGCTCAGGAACCCAACCGCGTCAACGCGCGCGAGATCGAGGCGGCCCGCCGCGCGATCACGCGTTATATGAAGCGCGCCGGCCGTGTATGGATCCGCGTGTTCCCGGACGTTCCGGTAACCAAAAAGCCGACCGAAGTCCGCATGGGTAAGGGTAAGGGCTCCGTTGAATACTGGGCATGCAAGGTCAAGCCCGGCCGTATGATGTTCGAGATCGACGGTGTCAGCGAAGAAATCGCCCGTGAGGCGCTTCGTCTCGGCTCTGCCAAGCTCTCGGTCAAGACGCGCTTCGTTCAGCGCATTGCAGAGTAA
- the rpmC gene encoding 50S ribosomal protein L29: protein MKASDVRGFTADQLKDELAKLKKEQFNLRFQKATGQLEKSSRINEVRKDIARVKTIARQKAAEVKA from the coding sequence ATGAAAGCCTCAGATGTTCGCGGGTTCACCGCCGACCAACTCAAGGACGAGCTTGCCAAGCTGAAGAAGGAGCAGTTCAACCTGCGCTTCCAGAAGGCGACCGGCCAGCTCGAAAAGTCCTCGCGCATCAACGAAGTCCGCAAGGACATCGCCCGCGTGAAAACCATTGCCCGCCAGAAGGCGGCAGAAGTTAAGGCCTAA
- the rpsQ gene encoding 30S ribosomal protein S17 produces MPKRILQGVVVGDKNEKTVVVRVERRFAHPLLQKTVRRSKKYKAHDENNQYKIGDTVSIEECAPISKDKRWTVISAQGQ; encoded by the coding sequence ATGCCGAAGCGCATCCTGCAGGGCGTCGTCGTTGGCGACAAGAACGAGAAGACGGTAGTGGTTCGCGTCGAGCGTCGTTTCGCTCACCCGCTGCTCCAGAAGACCGTTCGTCGTTCCAAGAAGTACAAGGCCCACGACGAGAACAACCAGTACAAGATTGGCGATACCGTATCCATCGAGGAATGCGCGCCGATCTCCAAGGACAAGCGCTGGACGGTGATTTCCGCCCAGGGCCAGTAA
- the rplN gene encoding 50S ribosomal protein L14 — MIQMQTNLDVADNSGARRVMCIKVLGGSKRKYASIGDVIVVSIKEAIPRGRVKKGDVMKAVVVRTAKDIRRPDGSVIRFDTNAAVLIDNKKEPIGTRIFGPVPRELRAKNHMKIISLAPEVL, encoded by the coding sequence ATGATTCAGATGCAAACAAACCTCGACGTCGCGGATAATTCCGGCGCACGTCGTGTCATGTGCATCAAGGTGCTGGGCGGCTCGAAGCGCAAGTATGCCTCGATCGGCGACGTCATCGTCGTTTCGATCAAGGAAGCGATCCCGCGCGGCCGCGTGAAGAAGGGTGACGTGATGAAGGCGGTTGTCGTTCGCACCGCCAAGGACATCCGTCGTCCGGATGGCTCCGTCATCCGTTTCGACACCAACGCAGCAGTCCTCATCGACAACAAGAAAGAGCCGATCGGCACCCGTATCTTCGGACCGGTTCCGCGCGAACTTCGCGCCAAGAACCACATGAAGATCATCTCGCTGGCTCCCGAAGTACTGTAA
- the rplX gene encoding 50S ribosomal protein L24, translating to MQKIRKGDKVVMLAGKDKGRTGEVVQVMPKEDRAVVRGVNVVKRHQRQTQTQEAGIINKEASVHLSNVAIVDKDGKPTRVGFKVVDGKKVRVAKRSGEVIDG from the coding sequence ATGCAGAAGATTCGTAAGGGCGACAAGGTCGTCATGCTCGCTGGCAAGGACAAGGGCCGTACCGGCGAAGTTGTCCAGGTCATGCCGAAGGAAGATCGTGCCGTTGTTCGTGGCGTCAACGTCGTCAAGCGCCACCAGCGCCAGACGCAGACCCAGGAAGCCGGCATCATCAACAAGGAAGCCTCCGTTCACCTGTCGAACGTTGCAATCGTCGACAAGGACGGCAAGCCGACCCGCGTCGGTTTCAAGGTTGTTGACGGCAAAAAGGTCCGTGTGGCCAAGCGTTCTGGAGAAGTGATCGATGGCTGA
- the rplE gene encoding 50S ribosomal protein L5 codes for MAEAKYEPRLKKEYVERIRKAMQEQFSYANEMMIPKLDKIVINMGVGEATADSKKPTVAAADLAAIAGQKPVITRARNSIAGFKVREQMPIGAKVTLRGARMYEFLDRLVNIALPRVRDFRGLNPKSFDGRGNFAMGIKEHIVFPEINYDKVDQMWGMDIIVCTTATTDDEARALLKEFSFPFRQ; via the coding sequence ATGGCTGAGGCAAAATACGAGCCGCGGCTCAAGAAGGAATATGTCGAGCGCATCCGCAAGGCGATGCAGGAGCAGTTCTCCTACGCCAACGAGATGATGATCCCGAAGCTCGACAAGATCGTGATCAACATGGGTGTCGGCGAAGCGACCGCTGACTCGAAGAAGCCGACGGTAGCTGCCGCCGACCTCGCAGCGATCGCCGGCCAGAAGCCGGTCATCACCCGCGCCCGCAACTCCATCGCAGGCTTCAAGGTCCGCGAACAGATGCCGATCGGCGCGAAGGTCACCCTGCGCGGCGCCCGCATGTACGAGTTCCTGGATCGCCTGGTCAACATCGCGCTTCCGCGCGTTCGCGACTTCCGCGGCCTGAACCCGAAAAGCTTTGACGGCCGTGGCAACTTCGCCATGGGCATCAAGGAGCACATTGTGTTCCCTGAGATCAACTACGACAAGGTTGATCAGATGTGGGGCATGGACATCATCGTTTGCACGACGGCGACGACCGACGACGAAGCACGGGCTCTTCTGAAAGAGTTCAGCTTCCCGTTCCGTCAATAA
- the rpsN gene encoding 30S ribosomal protein S14: MAKTSAVEKNKRRRTTVANQAAKRAALKAIIMNQALPIEERFKASIKLASLPRDGSKTRIRNRCEVSGRPRAYYRKLRMSRIALRELGNLGKVPGIVKSSW; this comes from the coding sequence ATGGCGAAGACAAGCGCAGTTGAAAAGAATAAGCGCCGCCGTACTACGGTCGCCAACCAGGCCGCTAAGCGGGCTGCGTTGAAGGCGATCATCATGAACCAGGCTCTTCCGATCGAAGAGCGGTTCAAGGCCTCGATCAAGCTGGCATCCCTGCCGCGTGATGGATCGAAGACCCGTATTCGCAACCGTTGCGAAGTTTCGGGGCGTCCGCGCGCATATTACCGCAAACTGCGCATGTCGCGTATTGCGCTGCGTGAACTGGGCAATCTCGGCAAGGTGCCGGGCATCGTCAAGTCGAGCTGGTAA
- the rpsH gene encoding 30S ribosomal protein S8, whose amino-acid sequence MTMTDPLGDMLTRIRNGASRRKSSVSTPASKLRARVLDVLQSEGYIRGYSVVDFGNGKSELSIELKYYEGASVIREIGRVSKPGRRVYVSVKSIPQVANGLGITILSTPKGVMADHQAREQNVGGEVLCSVF is encoded by the coding sequence ATGACAATGACTGATCCGTTGGGCGATATGCTCACCCGTATCCGTAACGGCGCTTCCCGCCGCAAGTCGTCGGTTTCGACGCCTGCGTCCAAGCTCCGTGCACGTGTTCTCGATGTCCTGCAGTCCGAAGGCTACATCCGTGGCTATTCCGTTGTCGATTTCGGCAATGGCAAGTCGGAACTCAGCATCGAGCTGAAATATTATGAAGGCGCATCGGTGATCCGTGAGATCGGCCGTGTGTCCAAGCCGGGCCGCCGGGTTTATGTCTCGGTCAAGTCCATTCCGCAGGTCGCGAACGGCCTCGGCATCACCATCCTTTCGACTCCGAAGGGTGTGATGGCCGATCACCAGGCTCGCGAACAGAACGTTGGCGGCGAGGTTCTTTGCTCGGTCTTCTAA
- the rplF gene encoding 50S ribosomal protein L6, translating into MSRIGKKPVQVPAGITATVDGQKVTAKGPKGELFFVANDEISLKLENNAVVVTPVNQTKDARSKWGMSRTMIEGIFKGVKDGFERKLEINGVGYRASLQGKNLQLALGFSHDVIYEPPVGITIAVPKPTEIVVSGINKQQVGQVAAEIREYRGPEPYKGKGVKYADERIVRKEGKKK; encoded by the coding sequence ATGTCTCGTATCGGTAAAAAGCCCGTTCAGGTGCCTGCTGGGATCACGGCTACGGTCGATGGCCAGAAGGTCACTGCAAAGGGCCCGAAGGGCGAGCTGTTTTTCGTTGCTAACGACGAAATCAGCCTCAAGCTCGAAAACAACGCGGTCGTCGTGACGCCCGTGAACCAGACCAAGGATGCACGTTCGAAGTGGGGCATGTCCCGCACGATGATCGAAGGCATCTTCAAGGGCGTCAAGGACGGCTTTGAGCGCAAGCTCGAAATCAACGGCGTCGGTTACCGCGCCTCGCTGCAGGGCAAGAACCTGCAGCTGGCCCTCGGCTTCAGCCACGACGTGATCTATGAGCCGCCGGTCGGCATCACGATCGCCGTTCCGAAGCCGACTGAAATTGTTGTCTCCGGCATCAATAAGCAGCAGGTCGGTCAGGTCGCCGCCGAAATCCGCGAATATCGCGGTCCTGAGCCCTACAAGGGCAAGGGCGTCAAGTACGCTGACGAGCGGATCGTCCGCAAAGAAGGCAAGAAGAAGTAA
- the rplR gene encoding 50S ribosomal protein L18: MASRKEALARRANRVRRHLKSVANGRPRLSVHRSSKNIYAQVIDDVAGKTLAAASTLDKDLRGSLKTGADTAAAALVGKLVAERASKAGVTDVVFDRGAFIYHGRIKALADAAREGGLTF; this comes from the coding sequence ATGGCTAGCAGGAAAGAAGCACTTGCACGTCGTGCCAACCGCGTGCGCCGTCATCTCAAGTCGGTGGCCAACGGCCGTCCGCGCCTGTCGGTTCATCGCTCCTCGAAGAACATCTACGCTCAGGTTATCGACGATGTTGCCGGCAAGACACTTGCCGCTGCATCGACCCTCGATAAGGATCTGCGCGGTTCTCTGAAGACCGGTGCTGACACAGCAGCAGCTGCCCTCGTCGGCAAGCTCGTTGCAGAGCGCGCTTCGAAGGCTGGAGTTACCGACGTCGTATTCGACCGTGGCGCCTTCATCTATCATGGCCGCATCAAGGCTCTCGCCGATGCAGCCCGCGAAGGCGGTCTCACCTTCTGA
- the rpsE gene encoding 30S ribosomal protein S5 has product MAQERRPQREDRQSREERDSEFVDKLVAINRVAKVVKGGRRFGFAALVVVGDQKGRVGFGHGKAREVPEAIRKATEAAKRELIFVPLRDGRTLHHDVHGRHGAGKVLLRSAKVGTGIIAGGPMRAVFETLGMHDVVAKSTGSSNPYNMVRATFDALKHQVHPKDIAAQRGIKYATLQARRSASGNASEE; this is encoded by the coding sequence ATGGCACAGGAAAGAAGGCCGCAGCGGGAAGACCGCCAGAGCCGTGAAGAGCGCGATAGCGAATTCGTCGACAAGCTGGTCGCGATCAACCGCGTCGCCAAGGTTGTCAAGGGCGGCCGTCGTTTCGGTTTCGCAGCACTCGTCGTCGTCGGCGACCAGAAGGGCCGCGTTGGCTTCGGCCATGGCAAGGCACGCGAAGTGCCGGAAGCCATCCGCAAGGCAACCGAAGCCGCCAAGCGCGAACTGATCTTCGTACCGCTGCGTGACGGCCGTACGCTGCATCACGACGTTCACGGCCGCCATGGCGCCGGCAAGGTTCTGCTGCGCTCGGCCAAGGTCGGTACCGGCATCATCGCCGGCGGTCCGATGCGCGCCGTATTCGAAACGCTCGGCATGCACGACGTCGTCGCCAAGTCGACTGGTTCGTCGAACCCCTACAACATGGTTCGCGCCACCTTCGACGCTCTGAAGCACCAGGTTCACCCGAAGGACATCGCAGCTCAGCGCGGCATCAAGTATGCAACGCTGCAGGCTCGTCGTAGCGCCTCCGGCAACGCCTCTGAAGAATAA
- the rpmD gene encoding 50S ribosomal protein L30 encodes MAKATKKAEAKTVTIEQIGSPIRRPDVQQRTLIGLGLNKMHRRRTLEDTPSVRGMIRAVQHLVRVVDEK; translated from the coding sequence ATGGCCAAGGCTACCAAGAAGGCTGAAGCGAAGACTGTCACGATCGAACAGATCGGCAGCCCGATTCGCCGTCCGGATGTTCAGCAGCGCACGCTGATCGGTCTCGGACTGAACAAGATGCACCGTCGCCGCACGCTGGAGGATACTCCTTCGGTTCGTGGCATGATCCGTGCTGTCCAGCATCTCGTTCGCGTCGTCGACGAGAAGTGA
- the rplO gene encoding 50S ribosomal protein L15, giving the protein MKLNEIKDNEGSTHSRKRLGRGIGSGSGKTGGRGVKGQKSRSGVAINGFEGGQMPIYRRLPKRGFNNIFASDFVVVSLARIQAAIDAGKLDAKATVDAAALKAAGVIRRTKDGVRVLADGELKAKITIVVAGASKPAVEKIEKAGGTVTLLSAPAAAE; this is encoded by the coding sequence ATGAAACTCAATGAAATTAAAGACAACGAAGGCTCGACCCACAGCCGCAAGCGCCTCGGCCGCGGTATCGGCTCGGGTTCCGGCAAGACCGGTGGTCGCGGTGTGAAGGGTCAGAAGTCCCGTTCGGGCGTCGCCATCAACGGCTTCGAAGGCGGCCAGATGCCGATCTATCGTCGCCTGCCGAAGCGCGGCTTCAACAACATTTTCGCTTCCGATTTTGTTGTTGTGTCGCTGGCTCGCATCCAAGCGGCGATCGACGCCGGCAAGCTCGATGCCAAGGCGACCGTTGACGCAGCTGCCCTCAAGGCAGCCGGCGTCATCCGCCGCACCAAGGACGGCGTTCGCGTTCTCGCCGACGGCGAGCTGAAGGCCAAGATCACCATCGTCGTTGCCGGCGCCTCCAAGCCTGCCGTCGAGAAAATCGAAAAGGCCGGCGGCACCGTGACGCTGCTTTCGGCTCCGGCTGCAGCCGAATAA
- the secY gene encoding preprotein translocase subunit SecY has translation MASAAEQLASNLNFSTFAKAEDLKKRLWFTLAALLVYRLGTHIPLPGLNPEAYAQAFRGQAGGILGLFNMFSGGAVQRMAIFALGIMPYISASIIVQLMTSVVPALENLKKEGEQGRKIINQYTRYGTVILGALQAYGIAAGLESGQGLVVDPGLFFRVSTVLTLLGGTMFLMWLGEQITSRGIGNGISLIIFAGIAAGLPTALAGTLELGRTGALSTFLILLVIIVAIGVIGVIVFVERAQRRLLIQYPKRQVGNRMFQGDTSHLPLKLNTSGVIPAIFASSLLLLPATLAGFANSTAMPSWATSIVAALGHGQPLYMVLYAALIAFFAFFYTAIVFNPKDTADNLKKHGGFIPGIRPGERTAEYIDYVLTRITVIGAIYLVFVCILPEILVSQTGIPLSLGGTSLLIVVSVTLDTVAQIQGHLIAQQYEGLIKKSKLRGGKRGR, from the coding sequence ATGGCTTCTGCAGCGGAACAATTGGCATCCAACCTCAATTTTTCGACCTTTGCCAAAGCCGAGGATTTGAAGAAGCGCCTGTGGTTCACACTGGCAGCTCTCCTCGTTTACAGGCTCGGTACCCATATTCCGCTTCCGGGCCTCAATCCCGAAGCCTATGCCCAGGCTTTCCGCGGCCAGGCGGGTGGCATTCTCGGCCTTTTCAACATGTTTTCGGGCGGCGCCGTTCAGCGCATGGCGATCTTCGCGCTCGGCATCATGCCCTACATCTCTGCTTCGATCATCGTGCAGCTCATGACATCGGTCGTGCCGGCGCTCGAAAACCTCAAGAAAGAGGGCGAGCAGGGCCGTAAGATCATCAACCAGTATACCCGCTATGGCACGGTCATCCTCGGTGCGCTCCAGGCATACGGCATTGCCGCCGGTCTCGAGAGCGGCCAGGGCCTCGTCGTCGATCCCGGCTTGTTCTTCCGTGTTTCCACCGTTCTGACGCTGCTCGGCGGCACGATGTTCCTGATGTGGCTCGGCGAGCAGATCACGTCGCGCGGCATCGGCAACGGCATCTCGCTGATCATTTTCGCCGGCATCGCCGCCGGTCTTCCGACAGCCCTTGCCGGCACGCTCGAGCTTGGCCGTACGGGCGCCCTGTCGACCTTCCTCATTCTGCTGGTCATCATCGTCGCGATCGGCGTCATCGGGGTCATCGTCTTCGTCGAGCGCGCGCAGCGCCGGCTTTTGATCCAGTATCCGAAGCGCCAGGTCGGCAACCGGATGTTCCAGGGCGATACCTCGCATCTGCCGCTGAAGCTCAACACCTCGGGCGTCATCCCGGCGATCTTCGCCTCGTCGCTGCTGCTGCTGCCGGCAACGCTTGCAGGCTTTGCAAACAGCACGGCAATGCCCTCCTGGGCAACGTCGATCGTAGCGGCCCTCGGCCATGGCCAGCCGCTCTACATGGTGCTCTATGCGGCGCTGATCGCCTTCTTCGCCTTCTTCTATACCGCCATCGTCTTCAATCCGAAGGACACGGCCGACAATCTGAAGAAGCATGGCGGCTTCATTCCCGGCATCCGCCCGGGCGAGCGCACCGCCGAATATATCGACTACGTGCTGACCCGAATCACGGTGATCGGCGCAATCTATCTCGTCTTCGTCTGCATCCTTCCGGAGATCTTGGTGTCGCAAACCGGCATCCCATTATCCCTTGGTGGGACTTCGCTTTTGATCGTGGTTAGCGTAACTCTTGATACGGTTGCACAGATCCAGGGTCACCTGATCGCGCAGCAATACGAAGGCCTGATCAAGAAATCGAAGTTGCGTGGAGGAAAGAGGGGGCGATGA
- a CDS encoding adenylate kinase, whose translation MRLILLGPPGAGKGTQAQRIVEKHGIPQLSTGDMLRAAVNAGTDVGKRAKAVMDAGKLVSDEIVIAIVSERIDQPDCANGFILDGFPRTLVQADATEAMLRAKGLGLSVVIEFRVDDDELVRRVAGRYSCAQCGSVYHDTDKVPAAEGVCDKCGSTHFKRRPDDNPETMTARLQVYYKETSPLIGYYHAKGKLRSVDGMAEIDQVTAEVENILSKL comes from the coding sequence ATGAGACTTATCCTTTTAGGGCCGCCGGGCGCGGGTAAGGGAACCCAGGCCCAGCGGATCGTGGAAAAGCACGGCATTCCGCAGCTTTCCACGGGGGACATGCTGCGCGCAGCGGTTAACGCCGGCACGGATGTCGGCAAGCGCGCCAAGGCGGTGATGGATGCCGGCAAACTTGTCTCGGATGAGATTGTTATCGCCATCGTCTCCGAGCGAATCGATCAACCAGATTGCGCCAACGGCTTCATTCTCGACGGTTTCCCGAGGACGCTTGTCCAGGCGGATGCCACCGAAGCGATGCTGCGGGCGAAGGGCCTCGGCCTCTCCGTCGTCATCGAATTCCGTGTCGACGATGACGAACTGGTCCGCCGTGTCGCCGGCCGCTACTCCTGCGCACAGTGCGGCAGTGTCTATCACGATACCGATAAGGTTCCGGCTGCCGAAGGCGTCTGCGACAAGTGCGGTTCCACGCACTTCAAGCGCCGTCCCGACGACAATCCGGAGACCATGACGGCTCGGCTGCAGGTCTATTACAAGGAAACCTCGCCGCTGATCGGCTATTACCATGCCAAGGGCAAACTCAGGTCCGTGGACGGCATGGCGGAAATCGATCAGGTGACGGCCGAGGTCGAAAACATTCTTTCCAAGCTTTAA
- the rpsM gene encoding 30S ribosomal protein S13, which produces MARIAGVNIPTAKRVVIALTYIHGIGPKFAQEIVEKVGIPAERRVHQLTDAEVLQIREAIDRDYQVEGDLRRDTAMNIKRLMDLGCYRGLRHRRGLPVRGQRTHTNARTRKGPAKAIAGKKK; this is translated from the coding sequence GTGGCACGTATCGCTGGCGTCAACATCCCGACTGCGAAGCGCGTTGTTATCGCGTTGACCTACATTCACGGGATCGGTCCGAAATTCGCACAGGAAATCGTCGAGAAGGTCGGTATCCCGGCTGAACGTCGTGTGCATCAGCTGACGGACGCCGAAGTCCTTCAGATCCGCGAAGCCATCGACCGCGACTATCAGGTCGAAGGCGATCTTCGTCGCGATACCGCGATGAACATCAAGCGCCTGATGGACCTCGGCTGCTACCGCGGCCTGCGTCATCGCCGCGGCCTTCCGGTCCGCGGTCAGCGCACGCACACCAATGCCCGCACCCGCAAGGGCCCGGCAAAGGCAATCGCTGGCAAGAAGAAGTAA
- the rpsK gene encoding 30S ribosomal protein S11 has translation MAKEAVRVRRRERKNISSGVAHVNSTFNNTMITITDAQGNAIAWSSAGAKGFKGSRKSTPFAAQIAAEDCAKKAQEHGMKSLEVEVCGPGSGRESALRALQAAGFMITSIRDVTPIPHNGCRPRKKRRV, from the coding sequence ATGGCTAAGGAAGCCGTCCGCGTTCGCCGTCGTGAACGCAAGAACATCTCGTCGGGTGTCGCTCACGTCAACTCGACCTTCAACAACACGATGATCACCATCACCGATGCCCAGGGCAACGCGATCGCTTGGTCGTCGGCTGGCGCCAAGGGCTTCAAGGGCTCGCGCAAGTCGACCCCGTTCGCTGCCCAGATTGCTGCTGAAGACTGCGCCAAGAAGGCTCAGGAGCACGGCATGAAGTCGCTGGAAGTCGAAGTCTGCGGTCCGGGTTCGGGTCGTGAATCGGCTCTGCGCGCGCTCCAGGCTGCAGGTTTCATGATCACGTCCATCCGCGACGTGACCCCGATCCCGCACAATGGCTGCCGTCCGCGCAAGAAGCGCCGCGTCTGA
- a CDS encoding DNA-directed RNA polymerase subunit alpha codes for MIQKNWQELIKPNKVEFSSSSRTRATLVAEPLERGFGLTLGNALRRVLLSSLRGAAVTAVQIDGVLHEFSSIPGVREDVTDIVLNIKEIAIKMDGDDAKRMVVRKQGPGVVTAGDIQTVGDIEILNPEHVICTLDEGAEIRMEFTVNNGKGYVPAERNRAEDAPIGLIPVDSLYSPVKKVSYKVENTREGQVLDYDKLNMTIETDGSITGEDAVAFAARILQDQLGVFVNFDEPQKETEEEAVTELAFNPALLKKVDELELSVRSANCLKNDNIVYIGDLIQKTEAEMLRTPNFGRKSLNEIKEVLASMGLHLGMEVPAWPPENIEDLAKRYEDQY; via the coding sequence ATGATTCAGAAGAACTGGCAGGAACTGATCAAGCCGAACAAGGTGGAGTTCTCCTCGAGCTCGCGCACCAGGGCGACGCTTGTTGCCGAACCGCTGGAGCGCGGCTTCGGACTCACCCTCGGCAATGCGCTTCGCCGCGTTCTGCTCTCCTCGCTGCGCGGCGCTGCCGTCACGGCGGTGCAGATCGATGGTGTGCTGCATGAATTCTCCTCGATTCCGGGCGTCCGCGAAGACGTCACGGACATCGTGCTCAACATCAAGGAAATCGCCATCAAGATGGATGGCGACGACGCAAAGCGCATGGTCGTGCGCAAGCAGGGCCCGGGCGTTGTCACGGCTGGCGACATCCAGACGGTCGGCGATATCGAAATCCTCAACCCCGAGCATGTCATCTGCACGCTCGACGAGGGCGCCGAAATCCGCATGGAGTTCACCGTCAACAACGGCAAGGGCTACGTTCCGGCTGAGCGCAATCGTGCGGAAGATGCTCCGATCGGTCTCATCCCGGTCGACAGCCTCTATTCGCCGGTCAAGAAGGTGTCCTACAAGGTTGAAAATACCCGCGAAGGACAGGTTCTCGACTACGACAAGCTGAACATGACCATCGAAACCGATGGCTCGATCACCGGCGAAGACGCCGTCGCTTTTGCGGCGCGCATTCTCCAGGATCAGCTTGGCGTCTTCGTCAACTTCGACGAGCCGCAGAAGGAAACCGAAGAGGAAGCAGTCACCGAACTGGCTTTCAACCCGGCTCTCCTGAAGAAGGTGGACGAACTCGAACTGTCGGTCCGTTCGGCAAACTGCCTGAAGAACGACAACATCGTCTACATCGGCGACCTCATTCAGAAGACCGAAGCAGAAATGCTCCGCACACCGAATTTTGGTCGCAAGTCGCTGAACGAAATCAAGGAAGTTCTCGCTTCCATGGGCCTGCACCTCGGCATGGAAGTGCCGGCATGGCCGCCCGAGAACATCGAAGATCTCGCCAAGCGTTACGAAGACCAATATTGA
- the rplQ gene encoding 50S ribosomal protein L17, whose protein sequence is MRHGKAGRKLNRTASHRKAMFANMAASLITHEQIVTTLPKAKEIRPIVEKLVTLGKRGDLHARRQAISQIRDAAVVSKLFDTIATRYATRNGGYLRIMKAGFRQGDNAAMAVVEFVDRDTFAKGAADKARVAAEEQAVAA, encoded by the coding sequence ATGCGCCATGGTAAAGCCGGCCGCAAGCTGAATAGAACTGCAAGCCACCGCAAGGCGATGTTCGCCAACATGGCGGCTTCGCTGATTACCCACGAGCAGATCGTCACGACCCTGCCGAAGGCCAAGGAAATCCGTCCGATCGTCGAGAAGCTCGTCACGCTCGGCAAGCGCGGCGACCTGCATGCTCGCCGTCAGGCGATCTCGCAGATCCGCGATGCCGCTGTCGTCTCGAAGCTGTTCGACACGATCGCAACGCGTTACGCCACCCGCAACGGCGGCTATCTGCGTATCATGAAGGCCGGCTTCCGCCAGGGCGACAATGCCGCCATGGCCGTTGTCGAATTCGTTGACCGCGACACCTTCGCCAAGGGCGCAGCCGACAAGGCCCGCGTCGCTGCCGAAGAGCAGGCCGTCGCCGCTTAA